The Scleropages formosus chromosome 20, fSclFor1.1, whole genome shotgun sequence genomic interval AACCGATATTTCTCTGTCATTATCTAGCTTGTGATCATAAGTGAATTGGGCTGATGATTGCTCCAGTGCTGCAGACTAACACAGAGATAGAGAGTAAGCCAGAAAGGTTACTGGAGAGTGTAGTGTTTGGTGGTGGTGGGTTTGGGTGTTTGGCTTTTTAACAGTCTGTGAGACATGAAGGACTGATCTGAACAACAATCACTGTACCGTGCCTGTAGTTACACTGTAAACATACACATTTGTCAAGAATGATTCGTATAGGCCTTTCATAAgcccaaatttaaaaataaagcatctCGTCTTTCAGTTTTGTGAAAAAGTTACCAATAAAGTATCAAATTGTAAATATTACCACAAAAAtaggttccccccccccccccccgcaaatcAACGTCACGGTGGTTCTGTTTAGAAAAGAAGGAATGAAAGCTCACTGCATCACTACTGCTCTTGCCACGTTTTTGCCAGGGTTTGTGGGAATTGGCAACAGTTCAAGCTGTTTGAAAAGCCTTTTGTCAGCTTTAGAAAGTACatgtatataataaaatgtataatgtagTTTGGGAACCAATGGCTCTCCCAGCATGAGGCTTTGATACACAGGAGATGTCGGGGCACGGGGCACCTCCATTGACGGTGTCCATCAGACGGTGTCCCTTTAGTGGTAGCTCAGCTCAGCTCGGCACTCTCTTGTCAAGGGCAGTATGGGAGGTGGTGGGCCTGCAGGTCCTGTCGgtacagaagcagcagcagcagcagcagcatgaagCACGCGTTTGACCTGTACGCTCTGACGTGTTTATAACACACCCTCCCACTGGGACTTCAGGAGCAGTAAAGCTGTGTTTTGGTTTTGGTAGATAAATTGGTGCCGCGACGGGACTCGGAGCGGCAAAGGGAGACGGACGTGAGGTTAGAGCTCGGGTGGCGGCCCACGGGGAGGAGGCTATGGCTGAAGCTGGAGGCCAGCAGAAACAAACTCACTGTAGGGTGCTACACTTCTTCTGACTAACGCAGAAGCAGgaaagaacaaaggaaaaaaatccttcagGGCCAGGACTGTGTTAGCAAATGCCTGAAGGGTGTGTTATATGAATGGGTGCATGACTGAACAGAAATATAACCATGTGTAATAGTTTACATGACCAATAAGattataatgaaatattatgGTATTTAATCTTAATGAAGTGtaaccatttttattatttttcttttttttttttttttttattttggatacATGTTTACGTATCACCCTCTGTGTACCATGTTGGTCAGGTTGTTTTGTATGTGCCTATAATATCATTTGTAACTGTGGAAAGAGTTTTGCCAGGTGCactaaactttaaaaaaaaaaaaaaaaaaaaggcaaataagtGGAATcacaatagaaataaaattatgcaaCTTGCCtgttagtcaaatgttttttactttttcagactGACCTGAGATTAACAgaatgaacagattttttttcttctataagGTTATCCAAAGAATGTGGTCACAGGTCTTTACTTTGGACTAGAGCTTTCTTATAATTGCAGCTGGTAAAACCTCAAGTAAATGAAAAAGCTAAAACCTGTCCTCTGATATAATATGAAATCTCAGGACTAATCTCATTTCTACTGtttataaaaaagaaaggaaaaatccactgaaaatgttttccactCTCCCAGTGAGCTGTGACGTCTTATAATTCCTGTGTCTTTAAGCAGGAAGAAAACCCGCACCTGAGTGCCAAAACACTGCTTATTTTCACCCTGCCAAATAAACGTAGGAGGCCAGATGATTAAGATTAGTTTGGCATTGCACAAACACCATGCTTTGTTTTACATAGAATTACCCATGGGTAATGATTTTTATGCAAACAAAGAGAGCTCAATTTTCAActaacactgggtcactcatccatacatcagtgaaacacacttgctctgtcactcacacactatgggtgaacctgaacaccatgtctttggactgtggcagacatggggagaacatgcaaaccccacagagactgaacagggattgaacccatgtcttgttacaccacccaggcactgtgagacagcagagctcctcgctgtgccaccatgccgcccatgTACAAGTCCATATACAAGAAGCTAGAGCTAAGAAATAAATGGGCTGTCCACTTGTAAGCTTTTCCAAAGGCAGCGagcttttatttctgaaataataaaagagaTCATGCGGCATGTGAATGTATCTTGTGTAGGTGTGAAATAATTGCACCTTGCCTGACATGGAGTGGTGACTTTTACCTTAATACAGAATGGCTTACTACAGGGAACAGACCCTGGTCCAAGCCTCGCTGCCAGGCCCCACTCGTACTTTACTACCGCCAAGCAGATCTCCCTGGCACTGCGTTCACGAGTCAGACGAGCCTCTCTATCACTGGTTTCTTTAATCAATCAGCTGAGATGGATGAATCTGCCTCAAGCTGCTGCAATTACAGCAAAAGCCCTGAAAACCCCTGGTTTGCTCTGGGTTTATTTTACACGTTCATTCTATTCTTTCAGGAAGGTAGTCAATTCTGAAAACTTCAACATAAAACAAGCAGCATGATTAAAGAAATTActtaataaaacaattaactgAGGTTTGAGGTGTACTTTTGTGAAATCATGCATGTTAACTCAGTCCCAGCTTATAAAAACTGAACCATATATGGACCTGCTTGGTAACTCCAGCAAACAGCAGTCTTGCTACAAGGGCCCTATATTCAGATTCTCTCCTGCTGAAACAGAAGAAGCCGAATGGATACGGATGTGCTACAGATCATCCATCACGTGGCAGGATGTTTACTGCTGAGTGTGGAAGACGACTGTCTGGTCCGGGTGCGACAGCGGCAGTTAATGTGACTTGAGTTGCAGCAGGGTACTGCTGAAGGGTCCACAGAGTAGTCGGCGTGGGACACATGGTCTGATGCAATGTCCTTCATCactgcctccctctcctgctctaTCTGCTCCAGGGCAGACTGGTACTCCGCTGTACTGCTGTCCAGTGGTGAGCCCTCCCCCTCATCCTGGGACAAGTCAAAAATGAGCGGGGGATCGTGAAGCTCTTGCCGACCTCTTCCTCCGCCACAAGCTTCAGCGGCTCctacaaatattaatttcattcatattcattacTTTCTTCTCAGACAACAATAACAAAGAAACTTTGAAAGAAACTTTAGACTCAAGTGGCAGTCTGGCAAAGTGTCTGAACTTtgagtttggatgtgggtttgaatatgGCTAACTATCCATGttctcagtgtgtttttatgtttcctccagctgctccagtttcctcccacagtcatgcgttccaggtgaactggtgactctacgTTGCCTGCCCTTCGTATGCGTATGTATGAATAAACGTGTGAcagccctgtgacggactgatatcccattcagggtgcaccctgcctcacttCCTATGTTtgcaggacaggctctggaacaGTGGAACActgcattaggacaagcagttaatgacaaTGAATGGGTGGTTCAGACTAAAAGGTGCTGTAGATAATCTGTCTCAAGTGCCGTAAGTCACAGCAACCAGTTTCCTCCCGTATGAACAAGACTGGTTCAGCAGAAAGAAGGTGGAATTCAGACAAATAAACATTACTTACAGTTTCAAATTCCAGATGATATACTGCTTGTTCTGCCCTTATGCCCAATACCTAACATCTATTGCTCCAGGTACTATAGTAAAAAGCATACAAGTTAAACCAGCACCTTCACAAAACTGTTCCAGAGTTCCAGAGCATTCTCCCTGCAGAATGTACCAGAGAAAGTCATGCTCCCCAAATAGCTGAAACAAGCAAAGTAATGATTCACGAGCAAGGTTAATGATAAAGATGAACCTTGGTTTAATCATTTTATGATGATATTAGGTAGGAATTTAGAGCAGGTTACACATACAATTAATGCTGTAACTGTGACAGTGACATGTAACCTGCATCCATAGACCATCTCCTTACCGGTAACATAGAAGGCTTTGTATTGGCCCAACCTGACTGCCTGCAAGTCCCCAAACTGTCCAGCCGCTCCGCTGTTAGGGTGGAGCACACTCTGCACACAGGGGACAAACGAGGCCAGAAAATAACTGTGACCAACACATCTCAGTATTCGCAAAGTGTAAGCAAACAGCACAGCTGTAAGACACTTATGTTGAGAATGAGCAAAATCGCACCCTAAAACAAGATAATTCAGGCTAACTCTGGATAAAAGAAAATCAAGGGTAACACCAGACTTGTCTTTATGTGAACTCGGATAATCCAAAGCCGTACAAGAAGTAGCCACCCTGAAACTCTGAAATGTTTCGATGGAAAATAACTGTCACAATGATCGAGgtttcatttcttcagtttctgcagctagtctgtaaatataaaaggaCCTCCTGTGCACTTTGTGAGACAGGCTTGCAGAAAATTCACTTCCAAAAAATAACAGGAGAGAAGAGAGCTGCAACTGTATGTTTTCTCAGAACATACATGAAGCCATTTTCCTCAGTTCCACGATAGCAGTAACCAGGGTGTGTGTACCTTCATCTAAGCCGTACCTTACGCCCTGTCTCTGAGCCGTGGAGTAGAGTATCGGTTGCATCAATGCCATCGTAGCGTCTGTTTGATGGTGCCTCTACCTCTGCCAGGGACAGGACTGTGGGGAAGATGTCTAAACCACTAACAGAAAGAACAGACAGggctgaaattttaatttagtgAATATAAAAACCAGGTTTGTTCCAGTGCTTGTCGTCCTCGTTGCTCTGTTGTTTGCTACCTAAGCAGGGCCTTGCTGGTCATGTTGGCTGCTATTTTCCCTGGCCAGTATGCCACAGTGGGAACACGCTGGCCTCCTTCCCAAGTGGTTGTTTTGGCAGAAGCCCCACCTGTGGAAGATAAAAGCAGtagaaaaatgtagaaaaagtgAAACCCAACTGACTATGGACAAAAGGGCCCTTGGTGGAACTGTTCAGCATCCAGTACCTCAACTGGTTCCATTTCATTATCTACAAGCTCAGCGCTGCCTACACACCACATACACTAATTTAAGACTATTCTGTGCCACATGTGTATCAACACATCTCAATCGTTCATCGTGGCTTCTACCTGATGGCTCCTTTATGACTTTCTCAGTCATGTGCATAATGTCTGAAGGGTAGCTAAGCCTCAAATCCGTTGTTTAACCTGCACCACTCCCCACAAAAGCTGACtttcagagaaacaaaaaaaaaagtaactaaaAACATAAACTGTTTTACGGTTCTACACCAGTTCTATTAATTTATAGCAAATCAGTGAGTCGGAAGAAAAACGGAATTACCCCGGTTTGTCTGCCATCTCCCCAAGAAAGGGCCCACATTCCCAGCAAACTGGCATTTCTGGTTCCAGGGGCCATTATCAcctggaagaaaataaaaaggtaaaaaaatgaattaagtgAACTCTTGAGAATTTCTTCCCTTCCTTGGCCCAGAAAGTAAGTGCTGCTGACTCCTGTACCTTTGTACCCAGGTTTGTCAAAGCCCCATTATGCAAACTGGCATGTGCATGCcttgaatttcacattttgggGATTTACAAAGATCTGTAAAACTGTTCACTACAAGAATACTTgtcattaaatgcattttgtaacTTTTATTCTAGTAGTAATTTACATTTCACCCTCCACCTGTTCTTATAGAAACAATAAGCTTATCAGGACTTTTTAACCTGGAGTCCACAGACACTTTAACGGTCCATGAATGAACTCCAGGAGTAACACTCGCTACATGGGTAAAAGTTAAGATTAAAATGCTACTACACTATCATTATTATGAAATGACTATGTGAGGGTAATCaaatttcagtgtaataaaATGAATGGGATATAGTTTCTGAAGTTATTTACCTAGGAGGTGCTACTTCGCTTTCCTAGGATTATTAAAGGTGTCCATGGCTttgaaaaggttaagaacctctatCTAAGAGAAACTAAAGTTAATTTTACGGCTTGCAATGCACAATGAGAGACACTTAAGGCTCACCCGTGAACCAGATTAGTGTGTTTTCCTTATTGATCTCATCAGAGGCGTTCTTTATTGCCCCCACCACAGCATCCATTTCCCTCAGGCTGCTGTGATATACACTGTGTGCGTCCCCTTCCGTATGCAGGGCAGGAGAGAGGGGGACATGCATGTGAGAGAGGGCCACATAGAGCAGAAAGGGCTGCCCCCTTTGCCTGTGGAAGGCAGAGAACGTCAGACCACCTGCCTGAGCTTTAACTCATTGAAGACGCTGTCTGAAAGTACAtgagaacagaaaaacaagtgAAGAACCCC includes:
- the arsg gene encoding arylsulfatase G isoform X2, with the protein product MTAGFTQILLSIALISGLVYYVTNRCGSGDEKKQTRPNFIIILADDIGWGDLGINLPGRTSHTPNLDLMAQQGIRFTDFHSPASTCSPSRAAILTGRHGLRTGVTHNFAVGSIGGLPLNESTLAEVLQGAGYYTAMVGFDYYLGIPYSNDMGCTDAPGFDFPLCPPCSSGIAVYREKRGCYSKVALPLFENLTIIEQPLDLWTLAEMYTTTAVRILHRSRQRGQPFLLYVALSHMHVPLSPALHTEGDAHSVYHSSLREMDAVVGAIKNASDEINKENTLIWFTGDNGPWNQKCQFAGNVGPFLGRWQTNRGGASAKTTTWEGGQRVPTVAYWPGKIAANMTSKALLSGLDIFPTVLSLAEVEAPSNRRYDGIDATDTLLHGSETGRKSVLHPNSGAAGQFGDLQAVRLGQYKAFYVTGAAEACGGGRGRQELHDPPLIFDLSQDEGEGSPLDSSTAEYQSALEQIEQEREAVMKDIASDHVSHADYSVDPSAVPCCNSSHINCRCRTRTRQSSSTLSSKHPAT
- the arsg gene encoding arylsulfatase G isoform X1; this encodes MTAGFTQILLSIALISGLVYYVTNRCGSGDEKKQTRPNFIIILADDIGWGDLGINLPGRTSHTPNLDLMAQQGIRFTDFHSPASTCSPSRAAILTGRHGLRTGVTHNFAVGSIGGLPLNESTLAEVLQGAGYYTAMVGKWHLGHYGPYHPSHRGFDYYLGIPYSNDMGCTDAPGFDFPLCPPCSSGIAVYREKRGCYSKVALPLFENLTIIEQPLDLWTLAEMYTTTAVRILHRSRQRGQPFLLYVALSHMHVPLSPALHTEGDAHSVYHSSLREMDAVVGAIKNASDEINKENTLIWFTGDNGPWNQKCQFAGNVGPFLGRWQTNRGGASAKTTTWEGGQRVPTVAYWPGKIAANMTSKALLSGLDIFPTVLSLAEVEAPSNRRYDGIDATDTLLHGSETGRKSVLHPNSGAAGQFGDLQAVRLGQYKAFYVTGAAEACGGGRGRQELHDPPLIFDLSQDEGEGSPLDSSTAEYQSALEQIEQEREAVMKDIASDHVSHADYSVDPSAVPCCNSSHINCRCRTRTRQSSSTLSSKHPAT